A portion of the Coriobacteriia bacterium genome contains these proteins:
- a CDS encoding Dak phosphatase, with protein sequence MNIDDIRTCIATASAELSARKEEINRLNVFPVPDGDTGTNMSLTMESVAREVAALPLNADGAALCKAVTHGSLMGARGNSGVITSQILRGLCEGLVDATEYSTETIARAMARAVEVAFQAVRKPVKGTILTVLEDCAAVAQQAYEEGLDVTTTLHAISDEALASVKRTPELLPVLKENGVVDSGGFGLAILTQSFIAALTGEQAHLASAEDFTHAEAKVAIEHVRDWAGSDYMYCTEFLLHSDEVDTVEALEFLASVGDCELLVGAHPDFKVHVHTDTPGTVLTYMTDRGQVSEVFIHNMVLESEERADGIAADEASRQPAERKPIAFIAVAAGEGMANILRSLGVDHVVSGGQTMNPSTKDLLDAIEQVNADSAILLPNNKNIIMAANAAADNADIPCRVVPTKSTPASFSAMLVASPEGDLDEIAEAMTEALDEVKCGEVTTAIKDSKTSDGHEIHPDDVIGIADGSLDVVGKSVEEVTLALIDELNDDLDSLTLLAGEDFAQEDFEKLVEQVEELYPDLEVDAQRGEQPLYPIVFSIE encoded by the coding sequence ATGAACATTGACGATATTCGCACATGCATCGCCACCGCTTCCGCAGAGCTGTCTGCGCGCAAGGAAGAGATCAACCGCCTCAACGTCTTTCCGGTGCCCGATGGCGATACGGGAACGAACATGTCGCTGACGATGGAGTCTGTGGCTCGTGAGGTTGCTGCCTTGCCGTTGAATGCCGATGGCGCCGCCCTGTGCAAGGCCGTAACGCACGGCTCGCTCATGGGCGCACGTGGCAATTCGGGCGTCATAACGAGTCAGATTCTGCGCGGCCTTTGCGAGGGACTTGTGGATGCCACCGAGTACAGCACCGAGACCATTGCCCGCGCGATGGCACGTGCCGTCGAGGTTGCCTTCCAGGCCGTACGTAAGCCGGTAAAGGGCACGATCCTCACCGTACTCGAGGATTGTGCCGCCGTTGCGCAGCAAGCCTACGAGGAGGGACTCGACGTTACCACGACGCTGCATGCCATTTCGGACGAGGCTCTTGCTTCGGTCAAGCGTACGCCGGAGCTTCTGCCCGTTCTCAAGGAGAATGGCGTTGTCGATTCGGGCGGTTTTGGCCTGGCCATTCTTACCCAGAGCTTCATCGCCGCGTTGACTGGCGAGCAAGCCCACCTTGCCTCTGCCGAGGATTTTACGCATGCCGAGGCGAAGGTCGCCATCGAGCATGTACGTGACTGGGCGGGTTCGGACTACATGTACTGCACAGAGTTTCTCCTACACAGCGACGAAGTCGATACGGTCGAGGCACTCGAGTTTCTCGCGTCTGTCGGGGATTGCGAGCTGCTTGTGGGCGCTCACCCCGACTTCAAGGTGCACGTGCACACGGACACGCCGGGTACGGTGCTTACCTACATGACGGATCGCGGTCAGGTCTCCGAGGTCTTCATCCACAACATGGTGCTCGAGAGCGAGGAGCGTGCCGATGGCATCGCTGCCGATGAGGCATCACGCCAGCCCGCCGAACGCAAGCCCATAGCGTTTATCGCCGTTGCCGCGGGTGAGGGCATGGCTAACATTTTGCGATCCCTCGGTGTTGACCATGTCGTTTCCGGCGGTCAGACCATGAATCCCTCGACGAAGGACCTGCTCGATGCCATCGAGCAGGTAAACGCCGACTCGGCCATCCTGCTTCCCAATAACAAGAACATCATCATGGCCGCCAACGCCGCTGCTGATAATGCCGATATCCCGTGCAGGGTCGTTCCCACAAAGTCAACGCCCGCGTCGTTTTCCGCAATGCTCGTCGCAAGTCCGGAAGGTGACCTCGATGAAATCGCCGAGGCCATGACCGAGGCGCTCGACGAGGTCAAGTGCGGCGAGGTGACAACCGCCATCAAGGACTCCAAAACTTCGGATGGTCACGAGATTCATCCGGATGACGTTATCGGTATCGCCGACGGCTCGCTCGATGTTGTGGGCAAGAGCGTCGAGGAGGTTACGCTCGCCCTCATCGACGAGCTTAACGATGACCTCGACTCGCTCACGCTCCTTGCGGGAGAGGATTTTGCCCAAGAGGATTTCGAGAAGCTCGTCGAACAGGTCGAGGAACTGTATCCCGACCTTGAAGTCGATGCGCAACGCGGTGAGCAGCCGCTGTATCCCATCGTTTTCTCGATCGAATAG
- a CDS encoding Asp23/Gls24 family envelope stress response protein, giving the protein MADAIAGELTIAEDVITDLAGYAALESYGIVGMAAPTLSDGIAKLLPASRLRRGINVERTDDAIDIDLYVIIEHGTNLAEVSRMLADKVKFTLEDGAQLPVRNVNVHVQGVKVRD; this is encoded by the coding sequence ATGGCTGACGCTATTGCTGGCGAACTGACCATCGCCGAGGATGTCATCACCGACTTGGCCGGTTATGCCGCCCTCGAGAGTTATGGCATCGTGGGCATGGCCGCCCCGACGCTTTCCGATGGAATTGCCAAGCTGCTGCCCGCGAGTCGCCTGCGTCGCGGTATCAACGTCGAGAGGACCGATGATGCCATCGACATCGACCTGTACGTCATCATCGAGCACGGGACCAATCTCGCCGAGGTGAGTCGCATGCTCGCCGACAAGGTCAAGTTCACGCTCGAGGATGGCGCGCAATTGCCCGTTCGCAATGTGAACGTCCACGTGCAGGGCGTGAAGGTTCGCGATTAG
- a CDS encoding DNA methyltransferase, whose protein sequence is MLDDDLVYEILETVAEIPSGCVATYGQIARLIGRPKNARLVGKVLKESQFYGEYPCHRVVNAVGRLVPGWNEQAALLTEEGVELKDDGHVDMRTYQWDI, encoded by the coding sequence GTGCTCGACGATGATCTCGTCTATGAGATTCTCGAGACCGTTGCCGAGATTCCCTCAGGTTGCGTCGCGACTTACGGGCAAATTGCCCGACTCATCGGCAGGCCCAAGAACGCGCGCCTCGTGGGCAAGGTGCTCAAGGAATCGCAGTTCTACGGCGAGTATCCCTGCCATCGCGTCGTAAACGCCGTAGGTCGTCTTGTGCCCGGTTGGAACGAGCAGGCTGCGCTCCTGACCGAAGAGGGCGTCGAGCTCAAAGACGACGGCCACGTTGACATGCGCACGTACCAGTGGGATATATAG
- a CDS encoding phosphoenolpyruvate synthase: MDRDKAYVLWFDELRREDVEIVGGKSSSLGEMTSETDVPVPYGFATTAYAYRQFMERTGLDKEIREELKKLTDVEDSALLREVTDNIRAMIVAEEMPADIVEAIKDAYAELGNKMHVDDPFVAVRSSATAEDLPDASFAGQQDTYLNVHGPDMVVQKIKECYASTFTDRATYYREKTGFDHLSIALSATVQMMVFSKAAGVMFSLDVTNGNDKVVTIEGSYGLGEMVVQGAVTPDNFVVDKATGEITRRIISDKHIKMIRKPEGDVEEVDVPADERKQQVITDEQIKELADYAKQLEKHYGCYMDMEWGIDERDGKVWLLQARPETVWSRKKADGEVADEADDAATENLDVIVTGLPASPGKVAGKAHVITDPALIDEFKDGEILVTTMTAPDWVPAMQKALAIVTDAGGMTCHAAIVSREMGIPCIVGTASRSQEATASIQDGQEITVDASNGTVYAGIVKSMVSEAPAADAAPAAAAYVAPVTGTKIYMNLGNPDLAEKHGKLPCDGVGLMREEFIWTTFIHEHPMHLIETGRANEAVDMLAEGMRKVASALSPRQVVLRLSDFKSSEYRGLAGGDKYEPEEPSALLGWRGASRYYDPKYLPAFKLELQAIKKVRDEYGFKNLQVMIPFCRTVKEAEIVTGIMAEEGLVRSPDFKIWLMAEIPSNIIMADQFNKFVDGYSIGSNDLTMLILGLDRDNEIIQDVADGRDLAVKRAIRHLIEVAHRDGKTVSICGQLPSIYPEFCEFLIKSGIDSISVNPDAVIHTKQIAAQIEHKMMLDKLTGRGKEEAEDLTW; encoded by the coding sequence ATGGATCGTGACAAGGCATATGTTCTCTGGTTCGACGAGCTTCGCCGCGAGGACGTCGAGATCGTAGGCGGAAAGTCCTCTTCTCTGGGCGAGATGACTTCGGAGACCGATGTCCCCGTACCCTATGGCTTTGCCACCACGGCATACGCATACCGTCAGTTCATGGAAAGGACGGGCCTCGACAAGGAAATCCGCGAGGAGCTCAAGAAGCTCACGGACGTCGAGGACTCCGCGCTGCTGCGTGAGGTGACCGACAACATCCGTGCCATGATCGTCGCCGAGGAGATGCCGGCAGACATCGTCGAGGCCATCAAGGACGCTTACGCCGAGCTCGGCAATAAGATGCACGTGGATGATCCGTTCGTCGCCGTGCGCTCTTCTGCCACTGCAGAAGACCTTCCCGATGCCAGCTTTGCGGGCCAGCAGGACACCTACCTCAACGTGCACGGCCCCGATATGGTCGTGCAGAAGATCAAGGAGTGCTACGCCTCCACCTTCACCGACCGCGCTACCTACTATCGCGAGAAGACGGGCTTCGATCACCTGTCCATCGCGCTTTCCGCGACCGTCCAGATGATGGTCTTCTCCAAGGCCGCAGGCGTCATGTTCTCGCTCGATGTCACCAACGGCAATGACAAGGTCGTCACCATCGAGGGTTCCTACGGTCTGGGCGAGATGGTCGTGCAGGGCGCCGTCACGCCCGACAACTTCGTCGTTGACAAGGCAACGGGTGAGATTACGCGTCGCATCATCTCGGACAAGCACATCAAGATGATTCGCAAGCCCGAAGGCGACGTCGAGGAAGTCGACGTTCCCGCCGATGAGCGCAAGCAGCAGGTCATTACCGACGAGCAAATCAAGGAGCTCGCAGACTACGCCAAGCAGCTCGAGAAGCACTACGGCTGCTACATGGATATGGAGTGGGGCATCGACGAGCGCGATGGCAAGGTCTGGCTGCTCCAGGCGCGCCCCGAGACGGTCTGGTCGCGCAAGAAGGCCGACGGCGAGGTTGCCGATGAGGCAGATGACGCCGCAACCGAGAACCTTGACGTTATCGTGACCGGTCTGCCGGCCTCTCCCGGCAAGGTCGCCGGCAAGGCGCACGTCATCACCGATCCCGCCCTCATCGACGAGTTCAAGGACGGCGAGATTCTCGTCACCACGATGACCGCTCCCGACTGGGTGCCCGCCATGCAAAAGGCGCTTGCCATCGTCACCGATGCCGGTGGCATGACCTGCCACGCCGCCATCGTCAGCCGCGAGATGGGCATTCCCTGCATCGTCGGCACGGCGAGCCGCTCACAAGAGGCCACGGCCTCGATCCAGGACGGCCAGGAGATCACGGTCGATGCCTCCAACGGCACCGTGTACGCCGGTATCGTCAAGAGCATGGTCTCCGAGGCACCTGCTGCTGACGCCGCACCTGCCGCCGCGGCTTACGTGGCTCCTGTCACGGGCACCAAGATTTACATGAACCTCGGTAATCCCGATCTTGCCGAGAAGCATGGCAAGCTCCCGTGCGATGGCGTGGGCCTCATGCGCGAGGAGTTCATCTGGACCACCTTCATCCACGAGCATCCCATGCATCTCATCGAGACCGGCCGCGCCAACGAGGCTGTCGACATGCTCGCCGAGGGCATGCGCAAGGTCGCGAGCGCCCTTTCCCCGCGCCAGGTCGTGCTGCGCCTCTCCGACTTCAAGTCCAGCGAGTACCGTGGTCTTGCCGGTGGCGACAAGTACGAGCCCGAGGAGCCCAGCGCACTGCTCGGCTGGCGTGGCGCGTCGCGTTACTACGATCCCAAGTACCTTCCGGCCTTCAAGCTCGAGCTCCAGGCCATCAAGAAGGTTCGTGACGAGTACGGCTTCAAGAACCTCCAGGTCATGATTCCGTTCTGCCGCACCGTCAAGGAAGCCGAGATCGTCACGGGCATCATGGCCGAGGAGGGCCTGGTGCGCAGCCCGGACTTCAAGATCTGGCTCATGGCCGAGATTCCCAGCAACATCATCATGGCCGATCAGTTCAACAAGTTTGTTGACGGCTACTCCATCGGTAGCAACGATCTCACCATGCTGATTCTGGGCCTCGATCGCGACAACGAGATTATCCAGGACGTCGCCGACGGCCGTGACCTCGCCGTCAAACGCGCCATCCGCCATCTTATCGAGGTCGCTCACAGGGATGGCAAGACCGTGTCCATCTGCGGTCAGCTCCCGAGCATCTATCCGGAGTTCTGCGAGTTCCTCATCAAGAGCGGCATCGACTCCATCTCGGTCAATCCGGATGCGGTCATCCACACCAAGCAGATTGCGGCTCAGATCGAGCACAAGATGATGCTCGACAAGCTCACGGGCCGTGGCAAGGAAGAGGCCGAGGACCTCACCTGGTAA
- a CDS encoding kinase/pyrophosphorylase: MGDMPTLPTIHVISDSMGNTAKTIARSAASHFGELDPNITVLPYVRSFDQIRSFLEEEQRLHRQMYNDDRIIVYYTLVIQELRDALESYLADHPNIYAVDVLSDSIAVIEQVSGKTHNPAPGEQHKINDQYFQRIEAIEFTVSHDDGLLTQDLPEADIVILGVSRTSKTPTSIYLGQQGYKVANVPLVEGLELPKEVYEVDRERLFGLITDPSVLVGVRKTRMGGQLGQSRYADIDAVTLELDRARTIMRGLGCVIINTKDRAIEETAQEILRHYNAAFPRIPSPHGSFVLPV; this comes from the coding sequence ATGGGCGATATGCCTACGCTGCCGACCATCCATGTCATCAGTGACTCGATGGGCAATACGGCCAAGACCATCGCTCGCTCGGCGGCAAGCCATTTCGGCGAGCTCGACCCGAATATCACGGTGCTTCCGTACGTCAGGTCCTTCGACCAGATTCGCTCGTTTCTCGAGGAAGAACAACGCTTGCATCGCCAGATGTACAACGACGATCGAATCATCGTCTACTACACCCTTGTCATTCAGGAGCTGAGGGATGCGCTGGAATCGTATCTTGCAGACCATCCCAACATTTACGCTGTCGACGTCCTGTCGGATTCCATTGCGGTCATCGAACAGGTGAGCGGCAAGACCCACAATCCCGCTCCCGGCGAACAGCACAAGATCAACGATCAGTACTTTCAGCGTATCGAGGCAATCGAGTTCACCGTCTCCCACGATGACGGTCTGCTCACGCAAGACCTGCCCGAAGCCGACATCGTGATTCTCGGCGTCTCCCGCACGAGCAAGACGCCGACGTCCATCTATCTGGGGCAGCAGGGGTACAAGGTTGCAAACGTTCCTCTTGTCGAGGGTCTCGAGCTTCCCAAAGAAGTCTACGAAGTTGACCGCGAGCGTCTCTTCGGCCTCATAACCGATCCCTCCGTGCTCGTTGGCGTGCGCAAGACGCGTATGGGTGGCCAATTGGGGCAGTCGAGGTATGCGGACATCGATGCCGTGACGTTGGAGCTCGACCGCGCGCGTACCATCATGCGCGGGCTCGGTTGCGTCATCATCAACACGAAAGACCGTGCTATCGAGGAGACGGCACAAGAGATACTGCGCCATTACAATGCCGCATTCCCCCGTATTCCGTCTCCCCACGGCTCGTTCGTTCTTCCCGTGTAG
- a CDS encoding glycine--tRNA ligase subunit beta produces MNASKLVLEIGTEEIPAMPLYAATRDLADAAQHALDEARVAHGEVVTYSTPRRMILVVEDLADASEALSMRAKGPAAAIAFDDDGKPTKAAEGFARGKGVDVSCLVREADESGKEYVYALVEEPSRKTADILPDLLAGLIAGISWPKSQRWGSGHVTFSRPVRWLMALYGDEVVPVEYAGLVAGRISRGNRLMADREFEFASASDLPAAYEEMKVIPSAKKRAQAIRGQINAIEAETGLKADTPKGTFDEVVNLVEYPTVMLAHFDERFLDVPPEIITDAMLEHQRYFPMYQPDGTLDNAFLIVSNGDPAYTETIVAGNERVVRARLDDAAFFVVEDRREPLESYVDGLKRVVFQEKLGSVYDKTMRIVKNAEAVCDAASITGAERDDVVRTALLCKADLITNAVVEFTSLQGIMGGHYARFSGETPEVALGITDHYRPRFAGDELPRNLAGTVTAFSDKLDTVCGIFAIGAGPTGSSDPFALRRAAIGIINILLDGLDVSLAKLIDVALDNYRDVVDFDFDEVREQVRAFFATRLEVIARDRGYAPDCIAAVMATGMFEPAETLARIDALQTARNEQPEVFENLATAYTRAANLADASLGCDADTSIMEAQELALADAVTTARDAVTAALADGAHLDAIEALASLRTPIDNFFDAVLIMDDDAALREMRLRLLNSFVAVFANVADIGKMAKK; encoded by the coding sequence ATGAATGCATCCAAGCTTGTCCTCGAGATCGGAACCGAAGAAATTCCCGCCATGCCCCTCTATGCGGCAACGCGTGATCTTGCCGATGCGGCACAGCACGCCCTCGACGAGGCACGCGTCGCCCACGGCGAGGTCGTCACCTATTCAACGCCACGTCGCATGATTCTCGTGGTCGAGGACCTTGCCGACGCAAGCGAGGCGCTCTCCATGCGCGCCAAGGGCCCCGCCGCCGCGATCGCCTTCGACGATGATGGCAAGCCCACGAAGGCTGCCGAGGGCTTTGCCCGTGGCAAGGGCGTTGACGTCTCCTGTCTCGTGCGCGAGGCGGACGAGAGCGGCAAGGAGTATGTGTACGCCTTGGTCGAGGAGCCCTCCCGCAAGACGGCGGATATCCTGCCCGACCTGCTTGCCGGCCTCATTGCAGGCATCAGCTGGCCCAAGTCGCAGCGTTGGGGCAGCGGTCATGTCACCTTCTCGCGTCCCGTGCGCTGGCTCATGGCCCTGTATGGCGACGAAGTCGTGCCCGTCGAGTATGCCGGTCTGGTTGCGGGCCGCATCTCGCGCGGCAACCGCCTCATGGCCGACCGCGAATTCGAGTTTGCGAGTGCCTCCGACTTGCCGGCCGCCTACGAGGAGATGAAGGTCATTCCTAGCGCGAAGAAGCGTGCGCAGGCCATTCGCGGTCAGATCAACGCCATCGAGGCCGAGACGGGCCTCAAGGCTGACACCCCCAAGGGCACCTTCGACGAGGTCGTGAATCTCGTCGAGTATCCCACCGTCATGCTCGCGCACTTCGACGAGCGTTTCCTTGACGTCCCGCCCGAGATCATCACCGACGCGATGCTCGAACATCAGCGCTACTTCCCGATGTACCAGCCCGATGGCACGCTCGACAACGCGTTTCTCATCGTGAGCAACGGTGATCCCGCCTACACCGAGACCATCGTCGCAGGTAACGAGCGCGTCGTGCGCGCCCGTCTCGACGATGCGGCCTTCTTCGTGGTCGAGGATCGCCGTGAGCCGCTCGAGAGCTACGTCGATGGCTTGAAGCGCGTCGTGTTCCAGGAGAAGCTCGGAAGCGTCTACGACAAGACCATGCGCATCGTGAAGAACGCCGAGGCCGTCTGTGACGCCGCCAGCATCACGGGTGCCGAGCGCGATGACGTCGTGCGCACTGCGCTGCTGTGCAAGGCCGACCTCATCACCAACGCGGTCGTCGAGTTCACCTCCCTGCAGGGCATCATGGGCGGTCACTATGCGCGCTTCTCGGGCGAGACGCCCGAGGTCGCCCTCGGCATCACCGATCACTATCGCCCGCGTTTTGCCGGCGACGAGCTGCCGCGCAACCTTGCGGGCACCGTCACCGCGTTCTCCGACAAGCTCGATACCGTCTGTGGCATCTTCGCGATTGGCGCGGGGCCCACGGGTTCTTCCGATCCCTTCGCGCTGCGTCGCGCCGCCATCGGCATCATCAACATCCTGCTCGATGGCCTCGACGTCTCGCTTGCCAAGCTCATTGACGTTGCGCTCGATAATTATCGCGACGTGGTCGATTTCGACTTCGACGAGGTGCGCGAGCAGGTGCGCGCCTTCTTCGCGACGCGTCTCGAGGTCATCGCACGCGACCGCGGCTACGCGCCCGATTGCATCGCCGCCGTCATGGCGACGGGAATGTTCGAGCCTGCCGAGACGCTGGCGCGCATCGATGCGCTTCAGACAGCGCGTAACGAGCAGCCCGAAGTCTTCGAAAACCTGGCGACGGCTTACACGCGCGCGGCAAATCTTGCCGATGCCTCCCTTGGTTGCGATGCTGACACATCGATCATGGAGGCACAGGAGCTTGCGCTGGCCGATGCCGTTACTACTGCCCGTGACGCGGTTACGGCCGCCCTTGCGGATGGCGCTCATCTTGATGCCATCGAGGCGCTTGCAAGTCTGCGCACGCCCATCGACAACTTCTTCGACGCCGTGCTCATCATGGATGACGACGCGGCCTTGCGCGAGATGCGTCTGCGTCTGCTCAACAGCTTCGTTGCCGTGTTCGCCAACGTGGCCGATATCGGCAAGATGGCCAAGAAGTAG
- the glyQ gene encoding glycine--tRNA ligase subunit alpha, whose protein sequence is MLTFQDIILTLQQYWADQGCVILQPYDSEVGAGTYHTATALRALGPGAWKTAYVQPCRRPTDGRYGANPNRMQHYYQFQVILKPSPDDVQELYLGSLRAIGIEPHQHDVRFVEDDWESPTLGAWGLGWEVWLNGMEVTQFTYFQQVGGIECDPVPAEITYGLERLAMYIQGVDSVYDLVWSKGPDGSIFTYGDVFYENEREQSAYDFEFADVDMLFARFDASERECMRLLDLGLPLPAYDCVMKCSHAFNLLDARGAISATERMAYILRVRTMAKACCESYLEHVIEKGGAYIASQDGPRELDGDAEKEGVA, encoded by the coding sequence ATGCTGACCTTTCAAGACATCATTTTGACCCTGCAACAGTACTGGGCAGACCAGGGCTGCGTCATCTTGCAGCCATATGACTCCGAGGTGGGGGCGGGCACCTATCACACCGCGACGGCGCTGCGCGCGCTCGGTCCCGGTGCCTGGAAGACGGCATACGTGCAGCCGTGCCGTCGCCCGACCGACGGTCGCTATGGCGCCAACCCCAATCGCATGCAGCACTACTATCAGTTCCAAGTCATCCTCAAGCCCTCTCCCGATGACGTCCAGGAGCTCTACCTCGGCTCCCTGCGCGCCATCGGCATCGAGCCGCATCAGCATGACGTGCGTTTCGTCGAGGACGACTGGGAAAGCCCCACGCTGGGTGCCTGGGGTCTGGGCTGGGAGGTCTGGCTCAACGGCATGGAGGTCACGCAGTTCACGTACTTCCAGCAGGTCGGTGGCATCGAGTGCGATCCCGTTCCCGCCGAGATCACGTACGGCCTCGAGCGCCTCGCCATGTACATCCAGGGCGTTGACAGCGTTTACGACCTTGTCTGGAGCAAAGGGCCTGATGGCTCGATTTTCACCTATGGCGACGTCTTCTACGAGAACGAGCGCGAGCAGAGCGCATATGACTTCGAGTTCGCCGATGTCGATATGCTCTTCGCGCGCTTCGATGCTTCCGAGCGCGAGTGCATGCGCCTGCTCGACTTGGGGTTGCCGCTTCCCGCCTACGATTGCGTCATGAAATGTAGCCACGCCTTCAATCTGCTCGATGCGCGCGGCGCGATCTCGGCGACCGAGCGCATGGCCTACATCCTGCGCGTGCGCACGATGGCAAAGGCCTGCTGCGAGTCCTATCTCGAGCATGTGATCGAGAAGGGCGGCGCCTACATCGCCTCGCAGGATGGCCCGCGCGAGCTAGACGGCGACGCCGAGAAGGAGGGGGTCGCATAA
- the lepB gene encoding signal peptidase I yields the protein MKKNSPLRLVIEILLIIVVAVGLATLFTRFVMQPYEIPSGSMEQTIEIGDRVFSEKLSYAFGEPAQGDIITFEDPSDPERVLIKRVIATGGQTVDLRDGAVYVDGVRLDEPYTQGKPSNDLNSGIQYPYVVPEGYVWVMGDNRTNSADSRAFGAINTEDITGRAVFRYWPLDRIGTL from the coding sequence GTGAAGAAGAACTCGCCATTACGCCTGGTCATCGAGATACTTCTCATCATCGTGGTTGCCGTTGGCCTGGCCACGCTCTTCACGCGTTTTGTCATGCAGCCCTACGAGATTCCCTCCGGCTCGATGGAGCAGACCATCGAGATAGGCGATCGCGTCTTTTCCGAGAAGCTGAGCTACGCCTTCGGCGAGCCTGCCCAAGGCGACATCATCACCTTCGAGGATCCGTCCGACCCAGAGCGTGTGCTCATCAAACGTGTCATCGCCACGGGCGGTCAGACGGTTGACCTGCGCGATGGCGCCGTATATGTGGACGGCGTACGCCTCGACGAGCCGTACACGCAGGGCAAGCCGAGCAACGACTTGAATTCGGGCATCCAGTATCCCTATGTGGTACCCGAGGGCTATGTTTGGGTCATGGGAGACAATCGCACGAACTCCGCGGACAGCCGCGCCTTTGGCGCCATCAACACGGAAGACATAACGGGACGTGCCGTGTTCAGGTACTGGCCCCTCGACCGCATCGGCACATTGTAG
- a CDS encoding tRNA (guanosine(37)-N1)-methyltransferase TrmD, which yields MIVETLSVFPEMFEGVMSSSILGRARKKGILDFHAYDLRDWTHDRHRTTDDEIYGGGAGLLMCCPPIFEAIESICSTGPKPHVIFFTPTGRPFNQDMAAELAGYERLLMVCGRYEGIDERAYTLADRCISLGDYVLTGGELAAMVVTDAVCRLLPGALGDENSAVEESFADNLLEFPQYTRPAVYRDMEVPEVLLSGNHGAIAAWRRRAAIERTALLRPDMLDAAKLTDEERAYADTIRSDSD from the coding sequence ATGATTGTCGAGACGCTCTCCGTTTTCCCCGAGATGTTCGAAGGGGTCATGTCAAGCTCCATACTTGGCCGCGCCCGCAAAAAGGGCATACTCGACTTTCACGCCTATGACCTACGTGATTGGACTCATGACAGGCACCGCACGACCGATGACGAGATTTACGGGGGAGGGGCCGGACTGCTCATGTGCTGCCCACCCATTTTCGAAGCCATCGAGAGCATCTGCTCGACGGGCCCCAAGCCTCACGTCATCTTCTTCACGCCTACGGGCCGTCCCTTCAACCAGGATATGGCCGCCGAGCTTGCGGGCTATGAGCGCCTGCTCATGGTATGCGGGCGTTACGAGGGTATCGACGAGCGTGCCTATACGCTTGCGGATCGCTGCATCAGCCTCGGTGATTACGTTTTGACGGGCGGCGAGCTTGCTGCCATGGTCGTTACCGATGCGGTGTGCCGTTTGCTTCCCGGTGCGTTGGGAGATGAGAACAGCGCCGTCGAGGAGTCCTTTGCCGACAACCTTCTCGAGTTTCCGCAGTATACGCGACCCGCTGTCTATCGGGATATGGAGGTGCCCGAGGTGTTGCTCTCGGGCAATCACGGGGCGATTGCGGCATGGCGCCGACGTGCCGCCATCGAGAGGACGGCTCTGCTGCGCCCCGACATGCTCGATGCCGCCAAGCTCACGGACGAGGAACGAGCGTACGCAGATACCATTCGTTCCGATTCTGACTGA
- a CDS encoding 16S rRNA processing protein RimM: MSRTEYELVARVGKARGLEGEVTATTAGNLPFSVYEGLHVHVVPPTLQGPRELDVISVSEGAGNTYQLRFEGIDTIDAAEQIAGRFLLADVRNLEGLDNPLLEIGRTVVDERHGELGEIREVIETAAHDVWVIDGPYGEVLVPVVDEVIVSYPEAADEAIRTRVMDGLIES, from the coding sequence ATGTCTCGTACAGAATACGAACTTGTTGCCCGTGTCGGTAAGGCACGCGGGCTTGAGGGGGAGGTTACGGCCACGACGGCCGGCAACCTTCCCTTTTCCGTCTATGAGGGCTTGCACGTTCACGTCGTCCCGCCCACGTTGCAGGGCCCGCGCGAGCTTGATGTCATATCGGTGAGCGAAGGTGCGGGCAATACCTACCAGCTGCGCTTCGAGGGCATTGACACGATCGATGCCGCCGAGCAGATTGCCGGACGCTTTCTTCTGGCTGACGTGCGCAATCTCGAAGGCCTCGATAATCCCCTGCTCGAGATTGGACGCACGGTCGTTGACGAGCGTCATGGCGAGCTTGGCGAAATACGTGAGGTCATCGAGACAGCCGCCCATGACGTGTGGGTCATTGACGGTCCGTATGGGGAGGTGCTCGTCCCGGTCGTGGACGAGGTCATCGTCTCGTATCCCGAAGCTGCGGACGAGGCCATTCGTACGCGCGTCATGGACGGTTTGATCGAGTCATGA
- a CDS encoding KH domain-containing protein has product MVESFEDVTQLVRTLVEQIVENPEAATVTGTDQENGELFIEIEVDESDIGKIIGRQGRIIKAIRTLARAAASQDGFRVEVELAE; this is encoded by the coding sequence ATGGTCGAGTCGTTCGAAGACGTCACGCAGCTCGTCCGTACGCTCGTCGAGCAGATTGTCGAGAATCCCGAGGCGGCGACCGTTACCGGTACCGACCAGGAAAACGGCGAGCTGTTCATCGAGATCGAGGTCGACGAGAGCGATATCGGCAAGATCATCGGTCGTCAGGGCCGTATCATCAAGGCGATTCGCACGCTTGCTCGCGCTGCTGCCTCGCAAGACGGTTTCCGTGTCGAGGTCGAGCTCGCCGAGTAG